The Candidatus Zixiibacteriota bacterium genome includes a window with the following:
- a CDS encoding inositol-3-phosphate synthase, whose protein sequence is MSKVRVAIIGVGNCASSLVQGVEFYKKAKDDDQIPGLMHVNLGGYHIRDIEFSAAIDIDANKVGKDLSEAIFTKPNNTYKFCNVPKLGVPVMRGMTHDGLGYYLSQIITKAPGDTVDIVKLLKDTKTDVVINYLPVGSEHATKWYVEQILEAGCGFVNCIPVFIAREPYWQKRFKEKGLPVIGDDIKSQVGATIAHRVLTRLFLERGVRLERTSQLNVGGNTDFYNMLERSRLESKKISKTNAVTSQLNYDIGADNVHIGPSDYVAWLTDRKWAYIRLEGTTFGNVPLNIEMKMEVWDSPNSAGVVIDALRCCKLGLDNGLSGALLEPSSYFKKSPPVQYTDDEARRLTEEFIAKYGWKQTDVKKTARRTTKLAAKKATTKKPVTGTQKAAAPKKTTTAKKRVVRKKK, encoded by the coding sequence ATGTCAAAAGTCAGAGTAGCCATTATCGGAGTCGGCAACTGCGCCTCATCGCTGGTGCAGGGTGTCGAGTTTTACAAGAAGGCCAAGGATGACGATCAGATCCCGGGTCTGATGCACGTCAACCTGGGCGGCTATCACATTCGCGACATAGAGTTCTCGGCGGCGATCGATATCGACGCCAACAAAGTCGGTAAGGATCTGTCCGAAGCGATCTTCACCAAGCCGAACAACACCTACAAGTTCTGCAACGTCCCGAAGCTCGGCGTGCCGGTCATGCGCGGTATGACTCACGACGGTCTCGGATATTATCTGTCACAGATCATCACCAAGGCTCCCGGTGACACGGTCGATATCGTGAAATTGCTCAAGGATACCAAGACCGACGTGGTGATCAACTACCTGCCGGTCGGTTCCGAACACGCCACCAAGTGGTACGTGGAGCAGATTCTCGAGGCGGGTTGCGGTTTCGTGAACTGCATTCCGGTCTTCATCGCTCGCGAGCCGTATTGGCAGAAGCGTTTCAAGGAGAAGGGTCTTCCGGTTATCGGTGACGATATCAAATCGCAGGTCGGTGCTACGATCGCGCACCGCGTGTTGACTCGCTTGTTCCTCGAGCGTGGCGTCCGGCTGGAGCGTACCTCGCAGTTGAACGTCGGCGGCAACACCGATTTCTACAACATGCTCGAGCGCAGCCGTCTGGAGTCGAAGAAAATCTCCAAGACCAACGCTGTTACCTCGCAGCTCAACTACGACATCGGCGCCGACAACGTCCATATCGGTCCGTCCGATTACGTGGCCTGGCTGACCGACCGCAAGTGGGCTTATATCCGTCTGGAAGGGACCACGTTCGGCAACGTTCCGCTTAACATCGAAATGAAGATGGAAGTCTGGGACAGCCCGAACTCGGCCGGAGTCGTGATCGATGCTCTCCGTTGCTGCAAGCTCGGTCTGGATAATGGCCTCTCCGGCGCTCTGCTGGAGCCGTCGTCATACTTCAAGAAGTCCCCGCCGGTTCAATACACTGACGATGAAGCCCGTCGCTTGACCGAGGAGTTCATTGCCAAGTACGGCTGGAAGCAGACTGATGTGAAGAAAACCGCTCGTCGGACGACTAAACTCGCGGCCAAGAAGGCTACGACAAAAAAGCCGGT
- a CDS encoding TetR/AcrR family transcriptional regulator, with translation MPESLNENLINELAANGTAGDTFRRLTPDKKSRVYRTALKLFAEFGYDGLSVDQFCREAGISKGSFFQYFPSKSHLLEFTVLMFDDYLGRWMQSLRQAETAALARDRIRYLCNALIVNSRLYRDEEQFYLFVTRALYHSAVALEGVDIERHFSDYVNDIIIRGEQTGEIRSDADAELTAHLVELVVSALVKRRYIDHSIRPRQMADYLISFLFDGIKA, from the coding sequence ATGCCGGAATCACTCAACGAGAATCTCATAAACGAACTGGCCGCCAACGGCACGGCAGGAGATACCTTCCGTCGCCTGACTCCGGACAAAAAGAGCCGGGTGTACCGCACGGCCTTGAAGCTGTTCGCCGAATTCGGTTACGATGGTCTTTCGGTGGATCAGTTTTGTCGTGAAGCCGGTATCAGTAAAGGTTCGTTTTTCCAGTATTTTCCCTCCAAGAGCCACCTGCTCGAGTTCACGGTGTTGATGTTCGATGATTACCTCGGTCGCTGGATGCAGTCGTTGCGGCAGGCGGAAACGGCAGCCCTGGCGCGAGATCGTATCCGTTACCTGTGCAACGCTTTGATCGTGAACTCACGACTATATCGCGACGAAGAACAATTCTACCTGTTCGTGACAAGAGCGTTATATCATTCCGCGGTGGCTCTAGAGGGAGTCGACATAGAACGTCATTTCAGCGACTACGTGAACGATATCATCATACGCGGCGAACAGACCGGTGAAATCCGCAGTGACGCCGATGCCGAGCTTACCGCACATCTGGTCGAGCTGGTGGTCTCGGCGCTGGTCAAGCGTCGATATATCGACCATTCGATCCGCCCCCGGCAGATGGCTGATTATCTGATTTCGTTCCTGTTCGACGGGATCAAGGCCTGA
- a CDS encoding PfkB family carbohydrate kinase: protein MITAIGNPVYDYIKTHRINPSGRVLSGCSTNAALALAKIGRPVRLVGAIGEDYREHLMKSLAQLHIDVRIIPSNESGGFSLIYYDNMGNRTLDLLGRAADIGEIDPAWYADSEAVLIGPILGEVSFDNIRRIRATFDGLFFCDPQGLIRNADADKRIYHEKVDGIEEILGLFDIVKPNELEGKVLTGIDCRRDPYEAARIIKSWGPKIVIVTLAELGSIIYDGNNFIDIPPHPVDLLDSTGAGDTYMAGFTHEYLKTGGDLRRAGCFASCTSSIMIENTGPDFPMTEAMIRERQEHLLAMEGFKVDVAVNK, encoded by the coding sequence ATGATTACGGCTATCGGCAATCCGGTTTACGATTATATCAAGACACATCGCATTAATCCCTCCGGCCGCGTGCTTAGCGGTTGCTCCACCAACGCCGCTCTGGCGCTGGCCAAGATCGGTCGACCGGTACGCCTCGTTGGAGCAATCGGTGAAGATTATCGCGAGCATCTGATGAAGTCGCTGGCGCAACTCCATATTGATGTCAGGATTATTCCGTCGAACGAGTCCGGCGGTTTCTCGCTGATTTATTACGACAACATGGGCAACCGCACCCTGGATCTGCTCGGACGCGCGGCCGATATCGGTGAGATCGATCCGGCCTGGTATGCCGACTCCGAAGCGGTGTTGATCGGTCCGATTCTGGGGGAAGTCTCATTCGACAATATCCGCCGCATTCGCGCAACATTCGATGGTCTATTCTTCTGTGATCCCCAGGGTCTGATTCGCAATGCCGATGCCGACAAGCGTATTTATCACGAGAAGGTGGACGGTATCGAAGAAATCCTTGGTCTGTTCGATATCGTCAAACCGAACGAACTCGAAGGGAAAGTGCTGACCGGGATTGATTGTCGCCGGGATCCTTACGAAGCAGCGCGGATAATCAAAAGCTGGGGGCCGAAGATCGTCATTGTGACTCTCGCTGAGCTGGGTTCGATTATTTACGACGGCAACAATTTTATCGATATCCCTCCGCATCCCGTCGATCTGCTCGATTCCACCGGCGCCGGCGACACCTATATGGCCGGCTTTACGCATGAATACCTCAAGACCGGCGGTGATTTACGACGAGCCGGTTGCTTTGCCTCCTGTACCTCGTCGATCATGATCGAAAACACCGGACCGGATTTCCCGATGACCGAAGCCATGATCCGTGAGCGCCAGGAACACTTGCTGGCGATGGAAGGATTCAAGGTTGACGTCGCGGTGAATAAATAG
- a CDS encoding CDP-alcohol phosphatidyltransferase family protein, producing MEQKTTTPTINQRKRRFYEESSLFLGHICLKLGLTPNILTAISFLCAIAGGIAFWRDQMLWGVFWIIATAFTDMLDGSTARAGDIGTVFGGILDHVSDRYGEFFILAGITLSGAVHPGWGIFALFGMIIASYTRAAAESMGKIENCAVGIMGRLEKFILIIAGSIAEYYLPVGTWPRGGWLEFALIIVGLTSFITSAQRLVFTYKVLGKKRHV from the coding sequence ATGGAACAGAAAACAACGACACCGACCATTAATCAGCGTAAACGGCGTTTCTATGAAGAGTCTTCGCTGTTTTTGGGGCATATCTGTCTTAAGCTCGGATTGACTCCGAACATTCTGACAGCCATCTCTTTCCTTTGTGCCATTGCGGGCGGTATCGCGTTCTGGCGCGACCAGATGCTCTGGGGAGTGTTCTGGATTATTGCCACGGCTTTCACCGATATGCTCGATGGTTCCACCGCTCGGGCCGGGGATATCGGCACCGTATTCGGCGGCATTCTCGATCACGTTTCCGACCGCTACGGCGAGTTTTTCATCCTGGCTGGCATTACTCTTTCCGGGGCGGTTCATCCCGGCTGGGGCATTTTTGCCCTGTTTGGCATGATCATCGCCTCCTACACTCGGGCGGCGGCGGAGTCGATGGGGAAAATCGAAAACTGCGCTGTGGGCATCATGGGCCGTTTAGAGAAGTTCATTCTCATTATCGCCGGATCGATTGCCGAGTACTATCTTCCGGTTGGCACCTGGCCGCGCGGCGGCTGGCTGGAATTCGCTTTGATTATTGTCGGTTTGACCTCATTTATCACCTCGGCACAACGACTCGTTTTCACCTACAAAGTCCTCGGCAAGAAACGTCACGTCTGA
- the obgE gene encoding GTPase ObgE — protein MFIDYVEVEIAAGDGGDGCIAFRTEKYIPKGGPDGGDGGRGGDVTAVADPNLTTLLDFRYKKKYRAENGRPGEGSLKTGRSGKDTILHLPVGTIVTDLDTGRQVADLDEPGTEIVLVRGGRGGKGNVHFKSPTNQTPRKATPGRPGEYLRVSMELKLLADVGLVGLPNAGKSTILATFSAARPKIANYPFTTLVPNLGIVKLTDTRNCVMADIPGLIAGASEGKGLGIQFLKHIQRTRLLIYVIDINEENIESVYDELQNELREFDAGLLERPSFVAVTKIDTMPEDEVERIAKKLPGEFLFISAVAHRNTNLFLGEIARRLDERRA, from the coding sequence ATGTTTATTGACTATGTTGAAGTAGAGATCGCCGCAGGCGACGGCGGCGACGGTTGTATCGCTTTCCGGACGGAGAAATACATTCCCAAAGGGGGACCGGACGGAGGTGACGGGGGTCGTGGCGGCGACGTGACGGCAGTAGCCGATCCGAATCTGACCACCCTGCTCGATTTCCGCTATAAGAAAAAATATCGAGCCGAGAACGGCCGTCCCGGCGAGGGAAGCCTCAAAACCGGACGATCCGGTAAAGACACCATTCTGCATTTGCCGGTCGGCACCATCGTCACGGATCTCGACACCGGTCGCCAGGTCGCGGATCTGGATGAACCGGGAACGGAAATCGTTCTGGTGCGCGGCGGTCGCGGCGGCAAGGGTAACGTCCATTTCAAATCGCCTACCAATCAAACTCCGCGCAAAGCGACTCCCGGTCGTCCCGGGGAATATCTGCGAGTGTCCATGGAGTTGAAATTGCTGGCCGATGTCGGACTTGTGGGACTCCCCAATGCCGGCAAATCGACAATCCTGGCAACGTTCTCGGCCGCTCGTCCCAAGATCGCCAATTATCCTTTCACCACCCTCGTACCGAATCTCGGTATCGTAAAGCTGACCGATACTCGCAACTGTGTCATGGCCGACATTCCCGGCTTGATCGCGGGCGCCTCGGAAGGCAAAGGGCTCGGGATTCAGTTTTTGAAACACATTCAACGCACCCGGCTGCTGATATATGTTATTGACATCAACGAAGAGAATATCGAGAGTGTATACGACGAGCTTCAGAACGAGTTGAGGGAATTCGATGCCGGGCTTTTAGAACGGCCCTCGTTCGTTGCCGTGACCAAGATCGACACGATGCCGGAAGACGAGGTTGAGCGAATCGCAAAAAAATTACCCGGAGAGTTCCTTTTCATTTCGGCCGTGGCTCATCGCAACACCAACCTTTTCCTGGGAGAGATAGCCCGACGCCTTGACGAACGCCGAGCTTAA
- the dprA gene encoding DNA-processing protein DprA — MTNAELKERLSEAITLLQVPGVGAGRYKKLIKAFGGPGAVLSQPLSRLEEINGISRKTASDIQRHADAQKARAVAAEIIQLGWSALFLEDDDYPVLLKEINDPPPILYRLGLPMDPQEKMIAVVGTRHATEKGRLTAGQLAADLAESGIAVVSGMAEGIDTAAHRGCLNKSGHTVAVWGTSLDRVFPACNKGLAEEIRNRGTIYSEYLPQTRPDKTTFPERNRIISGLCAGTVVVEAGTKSGALITAELAASQGREVFAVPGHPKDRMSIGANDLIRNGACLTTSIDDIFSELPGLKGTILARKFTQLPDMTPAERDITNRLANGAQQLDQLSRAVGLPVDQMMELLLALELKGVIRELAGKRYVLTDGYE, encoded by the coding sequence TTGACGAACGCCGAGCTTAAAGAGAGACTTTCTGAAGCCATCACTCTGCTTCAGGTTCCCGGTGTCGGCGCCGGTCGCTACAAGAAGCTGATCAAAGCTTTCGGGGGACCGGGGGCCGTGTTGTCCCAGCCACTTTCGAGACTGGAAGAAATCAACGGCATCTCACGTAAAACCGCCTCCGACATCCAGCGACACGCCGATGCTCAAAAAGCCCGAGCCGTTGCCGCAGAAATAATCCAACTTGGCTGGTCGGCCCTGTTCCTGGAGGATGACGACTATCCCGTTCTCCTTAAAGAGATTAACGATCCCCCGCCGATCCTCTATCGGCTGGGGCTTCCGATGGACCCGCAGGAGAAGATGATCGCGGTGGTCGGCACGCGTCATGCGACCGAAAAAGGCCGCCTGACAGCCGGTCAACTGGCCGCTGATTTGGCCGAGTCCGGGATTGCGGTTGTCTCCGGCATGGCCGAAGGAATAGACACCGCTGCGCACCGCGGCTGCCTGAATAAGAGCGGACATACGGTTGCAGTGTGGGGCACCTCGCTGGACCGGGTTTTTCCGGCCTGTAACAAGGGCCTGGCTGAGGAAATCCGCAACCGTGGAACAATTTATTCTGAGTATCTTCCGCAAACCCGCCCGGACAAAACCACTTTCCCGGAACGCAACCGGATCATCTCCGGTTTATGCGCCGGAACCGTAGTGGTTGAAGCCGGGACCAAATCCGGAGCCCTGATTACCGCTGAGCTGGCGGCCTCCCAGGGACGCGAAGTGTTCGCAGTCCCCGGTCACCCCAAAGACCGCATGAGCATTGGCGCCAATGACTTGATCCGCAACGGCGCCTGCCTGACAACATCAATTGATGACATTTTTTCTGAGCTACCCGGCCTAAAAGGTACTATATTGGCCCGGAAATTTACGCAGTTGCCGGATATGACACCTGCCGAGCGAGATATTACCAACCGCCTGGCCAACGGCGCACAGCAGCTCGACCAACTCTCACGAGCTGTCGGTCTGCCGGTTGACCAGATGATGGAACTGCTATTGGCGCTAGAACTTAAGGGTGTTATCAGGGAACTGGCTGGTAAACGGTATGTACTGACAGACGGCTACGAATGA
- a CDS encoding HPr family phosphocarrier protein translates to MIKQTVTIVNRLGLHARPSAMLVTVASRFKSEVFFTKESLRVNGKSIMGVMMLAAELGSQLLVEVDGPDEEAAMAEIVKTIEGGFGGEI, encoded by the coding sequence ATGATTAAGCAAACGGTTACTATCGTCAACAGACTCGGCCTGCACGCCCGACCCTCGGCGATGCTGGTCACGGTCGCCTCCCGGTTTAAGTCCGAGGTATTTTTCACTAAGGAAAGCCTGCGCGTTAACGGCAAATCGATTATGGGCGTAATGATGCTCGCCGCGGAGCTGGGTTCGCAACTTCTGGTCGAAGTGGACGGTCCGGACGAAGAGGCGGCCATGGCCGAGATCGTGAAGACTATCGAAGGTGGGTTCGGGGGAGAAATATAG
- the ptsP gene encoding phosphoenolpyruvate--protein phosphotransferase: MSASRRKVIAGFPIAGGIALGKARVVLPGDMQVAEVAVPAQKIQAEIDALDRAVERTIAELRDLHQSADKKMGLPLAKIFDAQLLIASDYEFLKQVKDQIIARRRNAGFVYNSLVQNTTSQLKRSGDRYMRQMVQDIEAVSSRVLSYLTGYESCELHFSPNTIMIGRTFSPGDILGYRNRKAIAFVVAEGGADSHMALIARSLMMPVVATGPAWSEIPNEAPIIVDGTVGKIIMYPTDDEWADYQKRRRRLGPAFITRLRKLSPIPPLTADGIPFNIAANVSIPGPVDDVLSERKIPVGLFRTEFMYLANGSFPDEDTQYEFYRRIAEKFKDTTVVLRTFDLGYDKVADDGVWPDENNPALGWRGIRAMLDMSIVFKNQISAVLRASTLGNIKIMLPMISQLHEIEKAKKLISQVKLGLRRKGIPYDENIEVGIMVEVPSAALLADKLAPKVDFMSIGTNDLTQYTMAADRQNRKLGELYSPYQPAVLQLVNMTVRACREHGIPVSICGEVAGDILALPLFIGMGVDTLSMAPRRILDVCRTVKRIDSQLVKHLVAPIMASTTTRLVMNKLESFRSELEKKNPKYKGTAN; this comes from the coding sequence ATGTCGGCCAGTCGTCGCAAGGTAATCGCCGGTTTCCCTATCGCCGGTGGGATCGCTCTGGGCAAAGCCCGGGTGGTTTTGCCGGGTGATATGCAGGTTGCCGAAGTAGCCGTACCGGCGCAGAAAATCCAGGCTGAGATCGATGCTCTTGACCGCGCCGTCGAGCGTACTATTGCCGAACTGCGGGATTTGCATCAATCGGCCGACAAGAAGATGGGCCTGCCGCTGGCGAAAATTTTCGACGCCCAGCTTCTCATCGCTTCGGATTACGAATTCCTCAAACAAGTTAAAGACCAGATCATCGCTCGTCGGCGCAACGCCGGATTCGTCTATAACAGCCTCGTCCAAAACACGACCTCACAACTTAAGCGCTCGGGAGATCGTTACATGCGCCAGATGGTGCAGGATATCGAGGCGGTCTCGAGCCGGGTTCTTTCATATTTGACCGGTTATGAGAGTTGTGAATTACATTTTTCTCCCAACACAATCATGATCGGCCGAACTTTTTCACCGGGTGATATCCTCGGTTATCGCAATCGCAAGGCCATCGCTTTTGTCGTCGCTGAAGGCGGCGCCGACTCCCACATGGCGCTGATCGCCCGCTCGCTGATGATGCCGGTCGTAGCGACCGGTCCGGCCTGGAGTGAGATACCCAACGAGGCTCCGATTATCGTGGACGGCACGGTCGGAAAAATAATCATGTACCCGACCGATGATGAATGGGCCGATTACCAGAAAAGGAGACGTCGTCTCGGACCGGCTTTCATCACCCGTCTGCGCAAGCTTTCGCCGATCCCGCCTCTCACAGCCGACGGTATTCCGTTCAACATCGCAGCCAATGTGTCTATCCCCGGCCCGGTTGATGATGTCCTCTCCGAGCGAAAGATCCCGGTCGGTCTGTTCCGGACCGAGTTCATGTATCTGGCCAACGGGAGTTTTCCCGACGAGGATACGCAGTATGAATTCTATCGCCGAATCGCCGAAAAATTCAAGGACACTACGGTTGTTCTACGCACCTTCGATCTCGGCTATGACAAGGTAGCGGATGACGGTGTCTGGCCGGATGAAAACAATCCGGCGCTGGGGTGGCGTGGTATTCGCGCCATGCTCGATATGTCGATAGTGTTCAAAAACCAGATTAGTGCTGTGCTGAGAGCCTCGACCCTGGGCAACATCAAAATAATGCTGCCGATGATCTCGCAACTCCACGAAATCGAAAAAGCGAAGAAACTGATCTCCCAGGTGAAACTGGGTCTTCGTCGCAAGGGCATTCCTTACGACGAGAATATCGAAGTCGGCATCATGGTCGAGGTTCCTTCGGCAGCCCTGCTGGCCGACAAGCTCGCCCCAAAAGTCGACTTCATGTCGATCGGCACCAACGACCTCACGCAGTATACCATGGCCGCCGATCGTCAGAACCGTAAACTCGGAGAACTTTACAGCCCGTATCAACCGGCGGTCCTGCAACTGGTCAATATGACCGTGAGAGCCTGCAGGGAACACGGCATACCGGTGTCGATCTGCGGTGAAGTGGCGGGTGACATTCTCGCTCTGCCGCTATTCATCGGCATGGGCGTGGACACGCTATCGATGGCACCCCGGAGAATCCTGGATGTTTGCCGAACGGTCAAACGAATCGATTCGCAACTTGTAAAACATCTGGTAGCCCCGATCATGGCCAGTACGACAACAAGGCTGGTCATGAACAAACTGGAAAGTTTCCGATCCGAACTGGAAAAAAAGAACCCGAAATATAAAGGAACAGCCAATTGA
- a CDS encoding bifunctional phosphoglucose/phosphomannose isomerase: MSVLDNVDKIREFDPSNMYNKIFDLPEQLTDALKLAKRWHINADDFLDPGNIVLVGMGGSAIAGDMIRTLLRSTLLVPFEICRHYSLPEYVDDETLVLASSYSGNTEETISAVEDALARKAMVAAFSTGGMLGDICSLNEIPMAQMPGGLPPRAAIGYSFALMVHFLDTVGLAKGAVDDIRDMIPNLSHYREAYIEDNPTESNPAKLLATKIHGRIPIVYSGPTLTDTVGLRLRGQIAENGKNLVFGNQFPEFNHNELVGYCNVAKQHADHLIVILLRDAEDHPQIRTRMNIVKEIIDKVGIEIYEIHTKGKSRMERMFSAVQMADFTSYYLAVLNESDPEPVEAIDWLKKELMARKQMV; this comes from the coding sequence TTGAGCGTTTTGGACAATGTCGATAAGATCAGGGAATTCGATCCCAGCAATATGTACAATAAGATCTTCGACCTGCCGGAGCAGTTGACCGACGCCCTCAAGCTGGCCAAGCGCTGGCATATCAACGCCGATGATTTTCTCGACCCGGGCAATATCGTACTGGTCGGGATGGGAGGATCGGCTATTGCCGGCGACATGATCCGTACTCTGCTGCGCTCCACCCTGCTGGTTCCGTTCGAGATTTGCCGTCATTACTCGCTGCCCGAGTATGTCGATGATGAGACCCTGGTGCTGGCATCATCGTACAGCGGCAATACCGAAGAAACCATCTCCGCGGTTGAAGATGCTCTCGCTCGCAAAGCGATGGTGGCCGCTTTCAGCACCGGCGGTATGCTCGGCGACATCTGCAGCCTTAACGAAATCCCGATGGCACAGATGCCCGGTGGTTTGCCGCCGCGTGCGGCAATCGGGTACAGCTTCGCTCTTATGGTCCACTTCCTTGACACCGTCGGTCTTGCCAAAGGGGCTGTGGATGACATCAGGGATATGATCCCCAACCTCAGCCATTACCGCGAAGCATATATCGAGGATAATCCCACTGAAAGCAATCCGGCCAAATTGCTCGCCACCAAGATTCACGGTCGGATACCGATCGTCTATTCCGGACCGACTCTGACCGACACCGTGGGCCTTCGCCTGCGCGGACAGATCGCCGAAAATGGAAAGAATCTGGTGTTCGGGAATCAATTCCCGGAGTTCAATCACAACGAACTGGTCGGTTATTGCAACGTCGCCAAACAACATGCCGACCATCTGATAGTGATATTGTTACGCGACGCCGAGGATCATCCTCAGATACGAACTCGCATGAACATCGTCAAGGAGATCATCGACAAGGTTGGTATTGAAATCTACGAAATCCATACTAAGGGCAAGAGCCGTATGGAGCGTATGTTCAGTGCCGTCCAGATGGCTGATTTCACATCCTACTACCTGGCAGTTCTTAACGAGTCCGATCCCGAACCGGTTGAAGCAATTGACTGGCTTAAGAAGGAATTGATGGCTCGGAAGCAGATGGTATAA
- a CDS encoding ATP-binding cassette domain-containing protein produces MSEAPLLSIKNLSLGYHATTVVSNISLSIAPGELVTIMGGNGCGKSTLLKAIAARATSSENNTNGNDLCWEGHLALRPALSLAYLPQVGLSGRELEGKANHSLLFRTAARFGLVLDEIEPDRLSEGQRQKLSLASVLACDADLILLDEPTNFLDLGGVDGFEQMVIRQKQRGCGFLLVTHDRSLADNLADRTLLISANGIYSVEGGYSAAWSLKTTDYESRQRQAADIKRKMDQLQADARRRSTWAANKEKTKKGAKLEKPHIAKMAKKMAARSKAVEMRAERARKDLEKVKPFVPKTVNLKIEPYTVRHRTFVRLDRVDFDYMPDRRPPLLKQLSFELSTASKTCLLGANGAGKTTLLNLILGKLKPLRGNIHRNGNVSAVYLPQGLKGVFDNGSLLDNMGLGHHDETQVRQYLGAALLRRDKVTEAVERFSPGELMRAAVVRCLLDKAEFMILDEPTSNLDIESIEVLEHLLQEFPGGFLLISHDRSFVQNIARQLIVIENGELSLM; encoded by the coding sequence ATGTCTGAAGCTCCGCTTTTATCCATCAAGAATTTATCCTTAGGTTATCATGCGACTACGGTCGTATCGAATATCAGTTTATCCATAGCGCCCGGCGAGTTAGTGACAATCATGGGCGGAAACGGTTGCGGCAAATCGACTCTTCTGAAAGCAATCGCGGCCAGGGCCACTTCTTCGGAGAATAATACAAACGGTAACGATCTTTGTTGGGAGGGTCACCTGGCTTTGCGTCCCGCCCTCTCCCTTGCTTACCTGCCACAAGTCGGTCTCTCCGGTCGGGAACTGGAGGGAAAAGCGAACCACTCGCTTCTGTTCCGCACTGCGGCGAGGTTTGGACTGGTTCTCGATGAAATAGAACCTGATCGATTATCCGAAGGGCAACGACAGAAACTTTCACTCGCCTCGGTACTGGCGTGCGATGCCGATTTGATCCTGCTCGATGAACCGACCAACTTCCTTGATCTTGGGGGTGTCGACGGCTTCGAGCAAATGGTGATCCGGCAGAAACAGCGCGGCTGCGGTTTCCTGCTGGTTACACACGACCGTTCTCTGGCCGATAATCTCGCCGACCGTACCCTGCTTATTTCAGCTAACGGTATTTACTCCGTCGAGGGAGGATATTCCGCCGCCTGGTCCCTTAAAACTACTGATTATGAAAGCCGCCAACGCCAGGCCGCAGATATCAAACGGAAAATGGACCAGCTTCAGGCCGATGCCAGACGTCGCTCAACTTGGGCTGCCAACAAGGAAAAGACCAAGAAAGGCGCCAAGTTGGAAAAACCACATATCGCCAAAATGGCTAAAAAAATGGCTGCGCGATCAAAAGCGGTGGAAATGCGAGCTGAACGTGCTCGTAAGGACCTGGAAAAGGTGAAACCTTTTGTCCCCAAGACAGTTAATCTTAAGATCGAACCATACACAGTACGTCATCGAACCTTCGTTCGTCTTGATCGTGTTGATTTTGACTATATGCCGGACCGGAGACCTCCCCTCCTCAAGCAACTTTCGTTTGAGCTGTCTACCGCTTCCAAGACCTGTTTATTAGGTGCGAACGGGGCTGGTAAAACCACTCTGCTGAATCTCATACTGGGAAAACTTAAACCTCTTCGAGGTAATATCCATCGCAACGGAAATGTCTCCGCCGTTTATTTACCACAGGGACTTAAGGGAGTGTTTGACAACGGCAGCCTGCTCGACAACATGGGACTGGGACATCATGATGAAACCCAAGTCCGCCAGTATTTAGGAGCAGCCCTTCTGAGACGCGACAAGGTCACCGAAGCGGTGGAGCGGTTTTCACCGGGAGAATTGATGCGAGCAGCGGTGGTACGGTGCCTCCTGGACAAGGCCGAGTTCATGATTCTGGATGAGCCTACCAGTAATCTTGATATTGAGTCAATCGAGGTTTTGGAGCACCTGTTACAGGAGTTTCCTGGTGGATTCCTGTTGATTAGCCATGATCGCAGTTTCGTGCAAAACATAGCCCGTCAACTCATAGTAATAGAGAACGGTGAGTTGAGTCTGATGTGA